The Amphiprion ocellaris isolate individual 3 ecotype Okinawa chromosome 6, ASM2253959v1, whole genome shotgun sequence genome contains a region encoding:
- the ankrd39 gene encoding ankyrin repeat domain-containing protein 39 isoform X2, translating into MSDRQQCSCCSHPVSSPSVCQTLNEMDFERGIWSAAMDGDLERVKSLVQKGTDVNLRDSAGYTALHYGSRSGHLAVCRFLLENGACASPQTPGGATPLHRSAYCGHLDVVRLLLQHRADPALCDDDGASPLHKAAEQGHEEVCQLLLERCPALCSQVNKRMQLPYQLAQQGGLQELLKPPR; encoded by the exons ATGTCTGACAGACAGCAGTGCTCGTGTTGCTCCCATCCAGTCTCCTCTCCCAGCGTTTGCCAGACGCTGAATGAAATGGACTTTGAACGAG GTATCTGGTCTGCTGCAATGGATGGAGACTTGGAGAGAGTAAAATCCTTGGTCCAGAAGGGGACAGACGTTAACCTCAGAGATTCAGCAGGATACACAGCTCTT cacTATGGCAGTCGCAGTGGTCATCTTGCTGTATGCAGATTTCTTCTTGAGAATGGTGCCTGTGCATCTCCACAGACACCAGGAGGTGCCACACCCCTCCACCGATCAGCTTACTGCGGTCATCTGGACGTAGTTCGACTCCTTCTGCAGCACAGAGCTGATCCAGCGCTGTGTGACGACGACGGTGCATCCCCTTTACATAAG GCTGCAGAACAGGGGCATGAAGAGGTGTGTCAGCTGCTTCTTGAGCGATGTCCAGCACTCTGCAGCCAGGTGAACAAGAGGATGCAGCTTCCCTACCAGCTGGCACAGCAGGGAGGCCTACAGGAGCTCTTAAAACCCCCTCGATGA
- the ankrd39 gene encoding ankyrin repeat domain-containing protein 39 isoform X1 has translation MSVFYLMECVASTIKWHGQTTYFISDLMDLSVLCSVSPLCAGIWSAAMDGDLERVKSLVQKGTDVNLRDSAGYTALHYGSRSGHLAVCRFLLENGACASPQTPGGATPLHRSAYCGHLDVVRLLLQHRADPALCDDDGASPLHKAAEQGHEEVCQLLLERCPALCSQVNKRMQLPYQLAQQGGLQELLKPPR, from the exons atgtcagtgttttatcTCATGGAATGTGTTGCATCTACCATAAAGTGGCATGGACAAACCACGTATTTTATCTCTGATTTGATGGATTTGTCAGTCCTGTGTTCTGTATCACCCCTCTGTGCAGGTATCTGGTCTGCTGCAATGGATGGAGACTTGGAGAGAGTAAAATCCTTGGTCCAGAAGGGGACAGACGTTAACCTCAGAGATTCAGCAGGATACACAGCTCTT cacTATGGCAGTCGCAGTGGTCATCTTGCTGTATGCAGATTTCTTCTTGAGAATGGTGCCTGTGCATCTCCACAGACACCAGGAGGTGCCACACCCCTCCACCGATCAGCTTACTGCGGTCATCTGGACGTAGTTCGACTCCTTCTGCAGCACAGAGCTGATCCAGCGCTGTGTGACGACGACGGTGCATCCCCTTTACATAAG GCTGCAGAACAGGGGCATGAAGAGGTGTGTCAGCTGCTTCTTGAGCGATGTCCAGCACTCTGCAGCCAGGTGAACAAGAGGATGCAGCTTCCCTACCAGCTGGCACAGCAGGGAGGCCTACAGGAGCTCTTAAAACCCCCTCGATGA